The window CCGGCTTCATAAGAAAGCGAGGTCATGCTTTTAAGATCTCCCCCTTTATTCATAAGACTCAAGAAGTAATGAAGACGGATGATATTCCCATATTTTTTGGGAGATATTCCTATGTGGTGTTCAAATATCCGTTCTAAATGGCGTTCAGAATAGCCGGTAAAATGCTGCAAATCTTTGGAGGAAACAGGACCTTTATTTTGAAGAAGGTATTGCTGTGTGGCGGCTGTAATATGATGATCTGTATTCTTATTTCCCGATAAAGAATAGGTAAAAAATGCATTCAGATCATTAATGACCGTTAGAGGATCTGCTTTATTAAAAAGCTTTTCCTGGAATACTTCCATTTTATTCTTCCATACATCTTCTACGGAAACAATCTGATTACGAAGGTCTTTGGCGGAAGTTTTTAAAAGAATATTGATGAAATAAGGCTGAAATACCACTGCAATAAGAGAAAATATGCCTTTTGAAGAGAAATCTCTGTAACTATTCAGCGTGCCGTAGAAAAATGAAAGCGGCATCCTGTTCTGAGAAATACCGGAATACAGATTCATATCTCCCGATAAGATAAGCCCCGCACTTCCATCTGTAAAGAGCCTTAAATTTCTCACATCCTTTTCAGAATTTTCCAAAAAGATATAATGCCTGATATAAGGAGCTAAATGTTCAGGAGGCGAAATCTGCATATCTCAAATGTACATAAAACTTATTGACAGAAAAAATAAGACGTACGGTTATGAGTTTTGCGGCTTTGCATTTTCCAGCGCTTGTTCTTTAATTTTTTAAAAGAAATCAAGCCAGGTACCACATTTCGCTTCATTTTGGTCAGGTATTTGAATGAATGAGACCATATTGTTCATCATAAAAAGCTGAAAATAGATTCTAATCAATACCAATCACTAAAATAGTATATTATGTCAACACAAAACCTTACCCATCTGGAAGCGATCAAAAAAATCAAAGAACTGTCAGAAAAAGCACGCATCTGTATGTTTTGTACGGAATTGGAAACCACGCCCATCAATTCCAGACCTATGACATTGCAGGAAACGGACGACAGCGGAAATCTATGGTTTATCAGCAGCGGTACCAGCAACAAGAATTTTGAAATAAAAGATGACCGCAGAGTACAGCTCTTTTTCATGAATAACAGCGATTCTCAATATCTTTCTGTATATGGGGAAGCTTCTGTTTATAAGGATAAAGCTACAATAGAAGAAAAATGGTCTCCCCTTGCCAATGCCTGGTTTGACGGAAAAGATGATCCTAATGTTACCATCATCCGTGTAGAACCTAAAGAAACCTATTATTGGGATACCAAAGCAGGAAAACTGGTCAGTCTGTTCAGCTTTGTTGCAGCTGCCATAACAGGAAATAAAACCAATAATTCTGATGGTGTAGAAGGAAATGCAACCATTTAGAAAGCTCTGAAAAGCATTCAATTCTCTCACAGATCGTACAGATAACTGCAGTCCGTGAAAAAACAAAAACGAGGCTACCTTAAAAAGCCAGACAATTGGCTTTTTTTGAGGTAGCCTCGTTTATACAACAAGATTAATAATGCTAGTTTTTCACATCTTCCATGGAGGCTCCAAAATTGATATGAAGTACATTTCCGTTAGGCGTTACTAATGCAGGCACAGATTTTACCCCTGCCTTCTCAGCCTCTTCAATTCTGTTTTTGTCATTACCCAGATGGATAATTTCAACGTTGTCCGGACCAATAAGGTTAACGATATCCTGTTCTGCGCTGATACATACAGGACACCCTGCATGATAAAAAATGGATTTTTTCATAGGATTGTATTAATTAATAAGGTTTTTAATAATATTTTTTAATTCTTCGGTTTCCTTTTCCTGTAAAGGTTTCAAAGGGCTTCTCAGATTCCCGCCATCTTCACCCAAAATATGGAGACCAGATTTTACCGCTCGTGGTAATCCTTTGTTCACAATAAACTTTAAAAGGTCAAACTGCTGATAGAAAACCGTTTTTGCCTTTTCAAGATCACCTTCTTTCACTGCATTATAAAGGCTGATGTTCAATTCAGGAATAAGGTTAGGTGCTGCTGTACACCATCCTCTTGCTCCTGCGGAAAATGCAGCCAGCGCCAAAGGGTTTGACCCATTATAGAAGGCTACTTCTTCCCCCAGTTCTCTTCTCAGATAATGCATTCTCTGAATATCTCCCGTACTTTCTTTGATCATCGTTACATTGGGAATTTCAAGCAGCCTTTTCAAAAGAGCGGGTGACATGTCTACCCCACTTGTTGCCGGATTATTGTATGCCATAATCGGGATGGAAATCTTACCTGCTACAGCGTCGTAATGTGCTGCAATTTCGTCATCGGTAAGCTTCCAGTAGCTCATGGGAATAATCATGACGGCATCAGCGCCTGCTTTTTCCGCAAACCGGGCATGGTGAATGGTTTTCTCTGTTGTGAGATTGGAGACTCCTACAAGTGTGGGAATTCTTCCTTCTACCTGCTGCAAAGTAGCTTCTGTAAGTTCTTCTTTTTCTTCATCAGACAGATAAGGCATTACACCTGTACTTCCCAATGGCGCAATACCATGGCTTCCGGAAGTAATCAGCCTTTCTACCAAATGCTTAAAGAGAGGAATATCTACTTTTTCATGGGCATCAAAAGGGGTAATGGGATAGGCTATAATCCCTTTAAAGGGTACATTTTTCATGTGTTGCTGGTTTAAAGTTTAAGATTATTTTTTAAAACCATTAAGGAAGAATACATTCTTGAGAATATTACTGCTTAAAAAAAATCATATCCGGTATCAATATAATGAGAACAATTCTCCTTAATGGCTTAAACTCCTGATACTAAAGGTCTCTTCCTTCTTCCTCTCTCAAGGCAACCCCTAAGTTCTGCAGCTGAGGCGCATTTTCGCAGGCAATATATTTGGCAGGTTCCCTATCGCTCAGATTCTGATGTTTATGCCATGCCCATGAAGGAATGTATACTGCATCTCCGGCTTCCCAGTATACTTTTTCATCCTCCACTTCTGTCCAGCCTTTTCCTTCAATGACAAATAATACGGTTTCATACGTATGACGGTGTCTGTTGGTTTGCTGCCCGGGAGTAAGCCCTCCAATCGTCATGCTGACATTTTTACTTGGAAGATCTACAAAGAAAACCGGATGTTTTCTTTCTGTGGAAAACTGATTGTGCTCACCTGCATTTTCCACATTTTTATGAATCAGATGACTTGGCTTTACGTACTTTGGTCTTGCAAAAGTTTCGTGAAAATCTTTAGAACTGAATTGTTTCTTGTCCATGATTTTTAAAATTATAATAGTTTTGTGCTTTATTGCATGACAAAATTATCTTATATTTGGACTGTTCAAATGATTCAGTTTTTACATAAATAGATAGTCCAGATGCTTCGCCCTTGGAAATTGGAATTAGAAATAGATAAAAAGCTCAGTAAAGCCGTGTATCTGCAGATTGCAGACACTATTATTACGGATATCCGCTCAGGAAGGTTAAAAGCCGGTGATGCACTTCCGGGAAGCCGAAATCTTGCCCAAACGTTAAAAATTAACCGGAATACCGTTGTGGAAGCCTACCAGGTGCTGATCAATGAAGAATGGGTTATCTCCAGAGAACGGAAAGGTATTTTTGTGTCTGAAAAGCTTCCTGTACTGCATGAAAGAAATGCAGATTACCCGGATGGTTCTCACCATCAACAGGTAATGCCTGGGGGGCTTCTGATCAATTTTGATGATGGCCATCCCGACAGTAAAATTGCACCTGTAACAGAACTGGCAAGAGCTTACAGACAAATTTTCAGCATCAAAGCAAAATGGCAGATGATGGGTTATGGAGATGAACATGGCGACATTGAATTCAGAAAAATGATTTCTCAAATGCTTAATCATCAGCGTGGAATGCATATTCATGAAAATGAAATTTCCATTACCCGCGGCAGCCAGATGGGAATGTTTCTGACGGCTCAAAGTCTTCTTACAGCAGGAGATCATGTGATTGTTGAAAATCCGGGATATCAGCCTGCGTGGAAAGCTTTTCAATATGCGGGAGCAAAGCTTTTACATGCGCCTGTAGATCAGGAAGGAATCAGTATTGAAGCGGTTGAAAAGCTTCTCAAGGAACATCAGACTATCAAAGCACTGTATATTACTCCCCACAGGCAATATCCTACTACCGTTACTTTAAGCCTTTCAAGAAGATTAAGACTGATTGAGCTGTCTAATCAGTACAATATAACCATCATTGAGGATGATTATGATAATGAGTTTCATTTCGGGTATCGCCCTATCCTGCCTGTTTCCAGTTTTCCTGAGCTTCACCATTATGTATATATCGGAACACTCAGTAAAGTGGTCGCACCTGCTTTAAGAATTGGCTATCTTGCCACCCCAAACCAGGAACTGCTGAAAAAAATCGGCGAGCTGAGAAAGATAATTGATGTGCATGGTGATGTGATTATGGAGCAGGCTGTCCTTCAGCTGATCAGAGAAGGTGCTGTAAAAAAGCATATCAGAAAAGCAACGGTTCATTATAAGAACAAAAGAGATTTTGTTTTTGGGTTGCTGAACAGGCATATGAAGGATATTGCAGACTTTACGCTGCCTGAAGGCGGCCTTGCTTTCTGGATTGTCCCTAAAGTACAACTGGACTGGGATATCGTAACCGCTTTGTTATTGGAAAAAAATATTAGAATTATTCATCCTGAACAATACAGCCCCAATCCTATAAATGGATTCAGATTGAGTTATGGAGCGCTTTCCGAAGAGCTGCTGGAACAGAGTATTCCTTTGATTGCTGAGGTTTTTTCTACGTTTTTCTAATTTTTATCAGTCGCAAAGGCCTCAGATCTGCACAGGTATTGGGTTCAAGCCGATATCGTCTTTCTGTCTGAGTACATCTGAGACCTTTATTTTAAATAAAAAATCTGAAGCTTACTCCACTTCAAAAACGGCCTGAATTTCTACTGAAGAACCTACGGGAATAGACGATGCTCCGAAAGTAGCTCTGGCATGCTTGCCTTTTTCCCCGAAAACTTCTACAGTAAGATCAGAAGCCACATTCATCAGATCTGCATGATGGGTATAATCATCTTTGGTATTGAAAATTCCCGTCAGCTGAACACATTGTTTTACTTTGCTAAAATCCCCTCCTACAGCCTCATTCAGTACAGACAGAACATTCAGCATGGTTATTTTTACAGCCTCTTTTACCTGCTGCTCATTCACTTCCACTCCTAATTTTCCGGGATTGAAAATTTTACCGTCCTTAAGGGCTACCTGATTGATAAATACCAGATTTCCGGAACGAACAAATGGCTTGTAATTTCCCGCCGGTTTGGGAACCTGTGGGAGGGTAATGTTTTTCTGCTTTACTATTTCACTGAAATTCTGAGGGTTTTCCGAAGCAACTATTGCTTTTTTCGGATGTGTATCCTTCAATGCCAATGCTATTTTCGCGAAGTTTTTCCCCTGAAGTTCTGCCATATTTCTTTCTCCTTTGGTAGGTCTTTCCACATCTTTCAAAGAAGCCATACTGGTCACTCCCAACACAGTATTTCCCTGTGGAATTGCTTTGTTCAGTTCTTCTGTTCCACGAATCCCATTAGAAACCAGTATCATTCCGTGAACCGCAAGACTATTCCAGAAGGCCTGAAGAGCAAGTTCTTTTCCTGCTCCACTTCCAGCAGACATGAAAACAGTGGCTGGAACTCCTTCCAAAGCGTGATTGGTCCATAACTGAACCGTTTTGGATAAAAATTCGCTCATTCCGGTACTTATATTCCCGAAATAAACGGGTGAACCCCATGCAATCCCGTCATAATTGACCAGCTCATCCACCGTTGCTACCGGAAGATTTTTCAGGTGGGGATTTGGGGATGCTTTGACTAATTTTATGGTGGAAACTGCATTGCTCTCACTTTCAATTCCTTTGGCGATTTCCTTAGCCAACTCGTAGGTTCCTCCATTGTCTGAATGGATAAGGACCAATATTTTCGCTTTATTCTGTGCCATGATGTTGGTGGTATTAGATAATAAAATTAAAACAAAAAAAAGAACTAGTTTTTTCATTCTGAATAAGATATAATTTTTTAATTGATCGCAATAAGGCTGTTATTACATTGCTATACAAAATTACTAATGGCGTTTTTATTAAATTTGCCAAAATATACATACAAAACGACAACATGAAATGTGGACTGATTGAAAAAACAGAAAGCCAGTTTGTAGATTCTATTAAAAAAGAGGCTTATGTGTGGTGCGAAAAAAACTGGAAACATGATGAGTATGAGCACAGACATTCCCGTGCCCAGCTTACTTTTGTAGAAGAAGGTTATCAGTATTTCCATATCGAAAGGAAAATTTATCTTGTCCCACAGCATCATGTGATCTGGATTCCGTCTGGAAAAGCGCACAAAATAACTTCTGAAGCGCAAACCGTGAATCTGATGGTCTTTCTCTTCAAAACTGTTTTTGAAGAGGAGTTTTATCAGAATGTACAGGTATTTGCCGTTCCGCCTGTACTAAAGGAAATGCTTTTGTATGCCTCAAAATGGAACCAGTCTCTGGATGAAAATGAGGAACAGGATATTTTTTTCAAAGCTATTTTAAAGAGTCTTCCTAATTTCTGTAAAGAAAGCAGCGGCCTGGAGATTCCTGTCCCTGCTGATATGAGACTGATTCCCGTATGCAATGAAATCAATGTTAATTTTAAATACAGCCTTGATATTGACGCTTTAGCAGAAAAAGCACAAATGTCTGTGAGAAGCCTCCAGAGGATTTTTAAAAATGAAACCGGAATTACCCTGCAAAAGTACCTGCAGCTGACCCGGATTTTAAAAAGTATTGAACTGATAGATACTAAACAATACACTTTGAGTGAAGTGGCTTATAAAGTAGGTTACCAAAGTCTTTCAGCATTTACGTCTTCGTACTTTGCCATCATGCAGACAAAGCCCAGAGTGAATAAAAATCAGGGAGTTTCATCGTGAGGCATATCAACCGGTTTTGATTCCGGAGAGCCTTTTTCGCGAAGCCATATGGATAACAGAACGAGGGAAGCTACGGCCAGGAATTCACTCTGCCAGTTCTGAAAGGACTCAAACCAGAATCTTGATTCAGAAATATACTGCACAGCGCTTACAGCGGATTTATTTTTCAATAGCTGCTCATCATTAAAGTCCGTAAGACTGCCATAGAAATGCAATATAAAACTTGCCAGAAACAGTATTGCAAAAGCCAGGGATAAAGAATGCTTATAGATTTTCAGCCATATACCTCCTTTTCTGACGGGCCATGGTGCGTTGGGATGTACTTCTGGCTCTCGGTCTACCTCTTCCTCCCCTGTCATAGACTTGGATTCGCTGGACCCTTTTTGTCTGAGAGAAATCGTTAGTACAACGTAGAGCATCATCTGGAGAAATTCGCTTTCCCAGTTTTCAAAGGTAGCCTGGATAAAATGTCCGCTATGAATGTATTCACTGATTTTTAAGGCAGCATGTCCGTTCTCAACCAATTCTTTGTTTTCAGTTTTCCAACCGGTAAAAAACTGTCCTGTAAGAAAGATGATCATCAGAGTAATCAGAACAATACTTAAGCTGTTGCGATAAAAGAAACCGGGGCGTGACATATTTCTTGATTTAAAGTTTTTATAGTTATGTTTTACAGGTTAATGATGATGGCTAAGGGTTTATGAATCCCTTTTTTGATAAGGAAATACTTTTTGCAGATTCTTTGTAGTGGGTCCGGTAAGGATTTTTCCGTTTACATTGAATCTGGAACCGTGACATGGGCAGTCCCAGCTGAGCTCTGCGCTGTTCCACCGGACTTCGCATCCTGCATGCGGGCAAGTGCTCCGAAGCATATGTAAAGTTCCGTCACGCTCTTTGTAAAGTGCATAAGATTCGGATTCGTACCGGATTACCTTTGCTTCACCTTCTCCTATTTCTGAGAAAGATTCAATTTTATCTTTGAAAATTTTATCTTTTACAAAATCAAATGCTGCCGTTGCGGCTTCCTTCACAAAATCTGAAAACCCGGCAACAGGTTTGATTCTTGAAGGATTAAATAAGTCTCCATATTTGCTTTTTCCGGTCAGAATAAGGTCATGTAGTATTTGTGATGACAGTGTCCCGAATATCATTCCGTTTCCTCTGAAACCAGTAGCCACGAAAATTCTTTCCTGAGTTCCCGGCAATTTTCCAATGTACGGAAGTCCGTCCACAGGTTCATAATACTGGCTGGACCAGCTATAAAAAACGGTTTCCACGTCAAAGTATTTTCTCACATCGTTTTCAAGTCTTGAAAAACATACTCCGGTATCATCGGCATGTCCCGTTTTGTGGTCTTCACCGCCTGCAATTAATAAATTTTCACCATCAATATTCTGAATACGGTAATAATGATATGGTTCACAAAGATCATACCCCAGCTCCCATGGATATTGGTCATTTTTTAAAGTAAAAGCCATCGCATAGCTTCTGTATGGTACATTTGTAAAATGAAGCAGATTAACCCCGGGTGGAATATGAGTGGCATCAACCACATTGCGTGTCTTTATTTCTCCTTTTGACGTTTTTAAAATCACATGGTCTTCATATTCATCATAGCTTTCGCAAAGACAGTTTTCCTGAATAGATCTCCCCAGTCTGATAAAGGCTTCACAGAGTCCTTTGATATACTTAATGGGATGGAATTGCCCCTGCCCGGGAATGAGTACCGCTTCTTTGAAGGGAATGGGAAAAGGAATTTCATTTACATAGCTCATCTCATGGCCTACATTGGCAGCGCCTTCTACAATACTTTTCAGCTGTTCTTCCTGCTTTTCGTCCAGAGCAAACAGGTATGCAGACTTTCTTGTAAAATCACAGCTAATTCTGTAGCGCTCAATATGATCTTCAATGATTCTGATAGCATCGCCCCCGGATTCTGCGTAACGTTTAGCATTATCCAAACCGAAATCCCGGATAGCCTGTGTGAAAGTTGTATCAAAAAAGTCATTTAAATGTGCTGTTGTACCGCCAGTAGTTCCAAATCCTATATTGGCAGCTTCCAGAATGATACATTTCTTTCCGGATTCCTGCAGTTTCAGCGCTGTTGAAACTCCGGTAATTCCGCCTCCTACGATGACAACATCAAAAAATGAATTGAGATCAGCATCGTCAGAAAATTTCCTGATCTCTTCCTGCCATATGCTTTTTCTTGCACCGTCTCTGTACATAACCAGAATATTTAATTGTTACACTTATCGGATGCTCAACGTATCGCTTTCAGGCACATCTGTTTTACCAGCACTGGGCGGGTTCTTTTGGTCTCTTTTTTTGTTTTCATCTTCATCAATATTGCATCGGCACGAAGCAAACGCAAATAAGCTGAGGACGCCTAAAATAAGGGCTGTAGTTTTCATATGATAGTATTTGGATAGGTTAATTTTTTTTAGCCGTTTACAATCAGTCCACCATTCGGATGCAGTACCTGCCCTGTCATTTGGGAGGCGTCAGAA of the Chryseobacterium aureum genome contains:
- a CDS encoding AraC family transcriptional regulator; translation: MQISPPEHLAPYIRHYIFLENSEKDVRNLRLFTDGSAGLILSGDMNLYSGISQNRMPLSFFYGTLNSYRDFSSKGIFSLIAVVFQPYFINILLKTSAKDLRNQIVSVEDVWKNKMEVFQEKLFNKADPLTVINDLNAFFTYSLSGNKNTDHHITAATQQYLLQNKGPVSSKDLQHFTGYSERHLERIFEHHIGISPKKYGNIIRLHYFLSLMNKGGDLKSMTSLSYEAGYSDQSHLIREFKSNIGLTPGQYLNTENKMAVNFIEL
- a CDS encoding pyridoxamine 5'-phosphate oxidase family protein, whose translation is MSTQNLTHLEAIKKIKELSEKARICMFCTELETTPINSRPMTLQETDDSGNLWFISSGTSNKNFEIKDDRRVQLFFMNNSDSQYLSVYGEASVYKDKATIEEKWSPLANAWFDGKDDPNVTIIRVEPKETYYWDTKAGKLVSLFSFVAAAITGNKTNNSDGVEGNATI
- a CDS encoding thioredoxin domain-containing protein, producing the protein MKKSIFYHAGCPVCISAEQDIVNLIGPDNVEIIHLGNDKNRIEEAEKAGVKSVPALVTPNGNVLHINFGASMEDVKN
- a CDS encoding dihydrodipicolinate synthase family protein; this translates as MKNVPFKGIIAYPITPFDAHEKVDIPLFKHLVERLITSGSHGIAPLGSTGVMPYLSDEEKEELTEATLQQVEGRIPTLVGVSNLTTEKTIHHARFAEKAGADAVMIIPMSYWKLTDDEIAAHYDAVAGKISIPIMAYNNPATSGVDMSPALLKRLLEIPNVTMIKESTGDIQRMHYLRRELGEEVAFYNGSNPLALAAFSAGARGWCTAAPNLIPELNISLYNAVKEGDLEKAKTVFYQQFDLLKFIVNKGLPRAVKSGLHILGEDGGNLRSPLKPLQEKETEELKNIIKNLIN
- a CDS encoding cupin domain-containing protein, coding for MDKKQFSSKDFHETFARPKYVKPSHLIHKNVENAGEHNQFSTERKHPVFFVDLPSKNVSMTIGGLTPGQQTNRHRHTYETVLFVIEGKGWTEVEDEKVYWEAGDAVYIPSWAWHKHQNLSDREPAKYIACENAPQLQNLGVALREEEGRDL
- the pdxR gene encoding MocR-like pyridoxine biosynthesis transcription factor PdxR is translated as MLRPWKLELEIDKKLSKAVYLQIADTIITDIRSGRLKAGDALPGSRNLAQTLKINRNTVVEAYQVLINEEWVISRERKGIFVSEKLPVLHERNADYPDGSHHQQVMPGGLLINFDDGHPDSKIAPVTELARAYRQIFSIKAKWQMMGYGDEHGDIEFRKMISQMLNHQRGMHIHENEISITRGSQMGMFLTAQSLLTAGDHVIVENPGYQPAWKAFQYAGAKLLHAPVDQEGISIEAVEKLLKEHQTIKALYITPHRQYPTTVTLSLSRRLRLIELSNQYNITIIEDDYDNEFHFGYRPILPVSSFPELHHYVYIGTLSKVVAPALRIGYLATPNQELLKKIGELRKIIDVHGDVIMEQAVLQLIREGAVKKHIRKATVHYKNKRDFVFGLLNRHMKDIADFTLPEGGLAFWIVPKVQLDWDIVTALLLEKNIRIIHPEQYSPNPINGFRLSYGALSEELLEQSIPLIAEVFSTFF
- a CDS encoding Atu1372/SO_1960 family protein, giving the protein MKKLVLFFVLILLSNTTNIMAQNKAKILVLIHSDNGGTYELAKEIAKGIESESNAVSTIKLVKASPNPHLKNLPVATVDELVNYDGIAWGSPVYFGNISTGMSEFLSKTVQLWTNHALEGVPATVFMSAGSGAGKELALQAFWNSLAVHGMILVSNGIRGTEELNKAIPQGNTVLGVTSMASLKDVERPTKGERNMAELQGKNFAKIALALKDTHPKKAIVASENPQNFSEIVKQKNITLPQVPKPAGNYKPFVRSGNLVFINQVALKDGKIFNPGKLGVEVNEQQVKEAVKITMLNVLSVLNEAVGGDFSKVKQCVQLTGIFNTKDDYTHHADLMNVASDLTVEVFGEKGKHARATFGASSIPVGSSVEIQAVFEVE
- a CDS encoding AraC family transcriptional regulator; translation: MKCGLIEKTESQFVDSIKKEAYVWCEKNWKHDEYEHRHSRAQLTFVEEGYQYFHIERKIYLVPQHHVIWIPSGKAHKITSEAQTVNLMVFLFKTVFEEEFYQNVQVFAVPPVLKEMLLYASKWNQSLDENEEQDIFFKAILKSLPNFCKESSGLEIPVPADMRLIPVCNEINVNFKYSLDIDALAEKAQMSVRSLQRIFKNETGITLQKYLQLTRILKSIELIDTKQYTLSEVAYKVGYQSLSAFTSSYFAIMQTKPRVNKNQGVSS
- a CDS encoding DUF6766 family protein, producing MSRPGFFYRNSLSIVLITLMIIFLTGQFFTGWKTENKELVENGHAALKISEYIHSGHFIQATFENWESEFLQMMLYVVLTISLRQKGSSESKSMTGEEEVDREPEVHPNAPWPVRKGGIWLKIYKHSLSLAFAILFLASFILHFYGSLTDFNDEQLLKNKSAVSAVQYISESRFWFESFQNWQSEFLAVASLVLLSIWLREKGSPESKPVDMPHDETP
- a CDS encoding FAD-dependent oxidoreductase produces the protein MYRDGARKSIWQEEIRKFSDDADLNSFFDVVIVGGGITGVSTALKLQESGKKCIILEAANIGFGTTGGTTAHLNDFFDTTFTQAIRDFGLDNAKRYAESGGDAIRIIEDHIERYRISCDFTRKSAYLFALDEKQEEQLKSIVEGAANVGHEMSYVNEIPFPIPFKEAVLIPGQGQFHPIKYIKGLCEAFIRLGRSIQENCLCESYDEYEDHVILKTSKGEIKTRNVVDATHIPPGVNLLHFTNVPYRSYAMAFTLKNDQYPWELGYDLCEPYHYYRIQNIDGENLLIAGGEDHKTGHADDTGVCFSRLENDVRKYFDVETVFYSWSSQYYEPVDGLPYIGKLPGTQERIFVATGFRGNGMIFGTLSSQILHDLILTGKSKYGDLFNPSRIKPVAGFSDFVKEAATAAFDFVKDKIFKDKIESFSEIGEGEAKVIRYESESYALYKERDGTLHMLRSTCPHAGCEVRWNSAELSWDCPCHGSRFNVNGKILTGPTTKNLQKVFPYQKRDS